The Euphorbia lathyris chromosome 2, ddEupLath1.1, whole genome shotgun sequence genome includes a window with the following:
- the LOC136220276 gene encoding uncharacterized protein, whose protein sequence is MSKKNDLGRRKRQHDFELQREKEQKANREKKLENKKNKMKVDNGSKIKKKKGANGFSMGKKKVKTKLSALTKAKAAQAMEVDK, encoded by the exons ATGTCGAAGAAGAACGATTTAGGTCGTCGAAAGAGACAGCATGACTTTGAACTTCAGA GAGAGAAGGAACAGAAAGCAAACAGAGAGAAGAAGCTCGAAAATAAGAAGAACAAGATGAAG GTTGATAATGGTAGCAagataaagaagaagaagggtgCAAATGGGTTTTCAATGGGGAAAAAGAAGGTTAAGACCAAATTGTCTGCATTAACTAAAGCTAAAGCTGCCCAGGCAATGGAGGTAGACAAATGA